A region of the Gemmatimonadales bacterium genome:
GGCGGAGATCGGTGCCGCGGTGTTCGCCGCGCTCTCCGAGGTCTCCGACGAGCGCGAACGCGCGTTCATCCTCGGCGACTTCATTGACCGTCAGCGGCGCGGCGAGATCTCGGCGTTCGCGATCGAGCTCCCGCCCCGCCTCGCCGAGGTTCTCGGCGCCGCGCTGGGGGGCGAGTCCTGCCCGAACTGCGGCAAGGTCCACGGCGTGGAGGACAGCGATCAGCGGCCGTTCGAGGGCGGGTAGCACGACCGCGCCGAACCAGACGCCCGGCCCCATGGGGGTCGGGCGTTTTCCTATTGACGCGCGGGTCGCGCGATGGTACGGTCTCTGGCTATGTCCTCACGTACCGTCCCTGCAACCGAACAGGCCATGTACCGCTCCGTTTGGGAGCGGCTGCTCGGTGCATCCGACATTCTCCTCGTTTCCCCGAAGCGTCCGGATGGCGATTCGGTGGGTTCGATCTGTGGGCTCCGCGCGGCGCTCCGTACTGTCGGGAAGGAGGCAACCTTGTATTGCCCCGATCCCATCCCACCGACGTTCGACATCCTGCCATACGTACACGAGGTCAGAGGGAAGAGTGAAGAGGGAAGAGTGAAGAGGTACGACGTGATCGTCGTCGTTGATGCGGGAGACATTCATTTCGCTGGTATTGCGGAGGAGCTCCCGATGTGGAAGGCCGGTGGTGGGCAGCTCATCGTCATTGATCACCACGTGACGAACACGCGGTACGGAGATGTGAACTGCATCGTGACGAATGCTGCTTCGACCACTGAGGCCATTGCGCGGATGCTCACCGCGAATCGGGTCGCCATCACCGAGCCGATCGCGACCGCGCTCCTCTTCGGTTTGGTCACCGACACCGACGGGTTCACGAATCCCGCAACATCGCCATCCGCCGTGGCTACCGCCGCAACGCTCCTGTCCGCCGGTGCGCGCATGACGCCGATCCTTCGGGCGGTGTA
Encoded here:
- a CDS encoding DHH family phosphoesterase translates to MYRSVWERLLGASDILLVSPKRPDGDSVGSICGLRAALRTVGKEATLYCPDPIPPTFDILPYVHEVRGKSEEGRVKRYDVIVVVDAGDIHFAGIAEELPMWKAGGGQLIVIDHHVTNTRYGDVNCIVTNAASTTEAIARMLTANRVAITEPIATALLFGLVTDTDGFTNPATSPSAVATAATLLSAGARMTPILRAVYQSKPVGALMLWGKALERLRVHPRWEIATTVLLPNDFTECAASMGQSAAS